One Methylocystis hirsuta genomic window, CGGCTCTTGCCCGGCGGGTTTGACGTTGGATTTTTGACGCAGACCGCCGCCCCTGCCCCGACTCGTTCCGTCGCCGCGCTCAACGATGGGCAAGGCGACGCCGGAACTCAAAGGCGCTGCAGGACAACGTCCGGATAGAGGCGCTCAACGTCTTGATGGCGACACAGTCCGGTCCCCGGCGAAAGCAGAGCGGCCGACCCCGCCGCGACGCCATATCGAAACGCGTTGTCGATGCTTTGCCCCTTTGCGAGACTCCAAACCATGGCGCCCAGAAAGCTGTCGCCCGCGCCGACGGCGCTTGCCGGTTTGATCGGCAAGGCGGGCGCACGCCATACGTGATCGCGCGTGACCAGAAGTGCGCCACGATCCCCGAGGGTGAGGGCGACTATTTCCGCGCGTCCCGTCGTTGTAAGTCGGCGACACGTGTCGATCCAGGCGTGTTCGTCCTCGCGTGAAACGCCCGTGAGCTCGCGCAACTCGCGAAGATTTGGCGTGGCACGATAAACGCCTTCTTCCAGAGCTGCCGCCAATGGCGGCCCCGAGGTTTCGAGAACGAACTTCGCGCGGTGTTCCTTGGCGATGCGAGCGGCGCGCAATTAAAAATCCGTGGGAACCCACGGCGACAGACTGCCGCTGGCGACAACGAAACGCGGATCATTTTCGAGGCCGCCAAGCGCGCCGAGGCATTGACGCTCATTCTTCTTCGTGTAGTTGGGGGCCTGGAAGCACGAAACGGTATTCATGCTCGGTAGCGTTCTCGAACATGGTGAAGCTTTCACGAGTCTCGTCGGACACTTGGATGATACGGTTCGGAATTCCTGCGCGGTCGATGAGACGACGCAGCAGTT contains:
- a CDS encoding 1-phosphofructokinase family hexose kinase, translated to MRAARIAKEHRAKFVLETSGPPLAAALEEGVYRATPNLRELRELTGVSREDEHAWIDTCRRLTTTGRAEIVALTLGDRGALLVTRDHVWRAPALPIKPASAVGAGDSFLGAMVWSLAKGQSIDNAFRYGVAAGSAALLSPGTGLCRHQDVERLYPDVVLQRL